Proteins encoded in a region of the Sparus aurata chromosome 6, fSpaAur1.1, whole genome shotgun sequence genome:
- the LOC115583748 gene encoding phosphatidate phosphatase LPIN2 isoform X5, translated as MAEGRSRESSLVGRGHLHPSMWSQTMNIVGQLAETVFVTVKELYRGLNPATLTGGIDVIVVRQPDGSFQCSPFHVRFGKLGVLRSKEKIVDIEINGECVDLHMKLGDNGEAFFVEENENMESEVPAHLCTSPIPLEGPEEIEETAEGSFVAGSGARRKKRRRKRIRSDTHLREEASSSSDEREREKEWERESDQTGQESPMKELPITPLQLSKSVYYSLSEEPNEELGATQTRDTHPHSDGEQSPSENSVFHSRPSSPKSDSELLVKTQESSGPQMEWNWGGFPMLCQSERTPVELQRIPPSGSSHFRTIERQDSFDMSYEPVISCSRVGSVKVVRPQPRTQSLDLSSLSIQTTPLSMEKNSHISHSTPSDLSESRAPPMKTVVDTQTLECRLGEEENYSSHSANPIDSTDSLGSQETTRTAEHINTVTDIIINGSKNSAVSVTEPKNSEIQLIKESEDCTVTATSSGSTDLLNPQQQSASTERSEQGATGSAPVSEGDSGIDPTEVVEEESGLEGSAGASLTHKTTLKTEGRDADSSWTATEGLANSSEASSKVEQQDKKKGKRNHHLGPTDIYLDDLTTLDPEVAALYFPKSETEGGSQQGAEQGSCSGSQSPQSVGSGAMDSGTEYLSDSTSYNMDVSMSLCGQEGDTSQITKEKFMEHIVTYQDFASNPGIIEDPSLVICINSNYYNWAVAAPMVLSMTTFQKNLPKSTVERLVKDKMPKKSGRWWFSWRRRDMDNNQKNSKDEQEELLASVSTTVKATLDDVDSDEAAGLGRKAVLAPSLSAETLHATQCINQIYRKSLRLTSEQIMHLNLRDGANKVVFSVTTQYQGTCRCEAAIYLWNWDDRVIISDIDGTITKSDALGHILPQFGKDWTHKGIAKLYHKIHQNGYKFLYCSARAIGMAGITKDYLQWVNDKGTVLPKGPVLLAPSSLFSALHREVIEKKPEVFKIACLSDIRDLFNPKRRPFYAAFGNRTNDAYAYKQVGVPDTRLFTVNPKGELIQEKTKGNKSSYSHLSELVEHFFPMLSVEGSTSSAFDCPDYSSFSYWKEPLPELDLNALL; from the exons ATGGCGGAAGGGAGGTCAAGGGAGAGCAGCCTGGTTGGGAGGGGACATCTGCATCCTTCAATGTGG TCCCAAACCATGAATATTGTTGGCCAGTTGGCGGAGAcggtgtttgtgactgtgaaggagctGTACCGTGGCCTGAACCCCGCCACACTCACCGGAGGGATCGACGTCATTGTGGTGCGACAGCCTGATGGATCGTTCCAGTGTTCCCCCTTTCACGTCCGTTTCGGCAAGCTGGGTGTGCTACGCTCCAAGGAGAAAATT GTGGATATTGAGATAAATGGGGAATGCGTTGACCTGCACATGAAGCTGGGTGACAATGGAGAAGCTTTTTTTGTggaggaaaatgaaaacatggaG TCCGAGGTCCCTGCTCATCTCTGCACATCCCCGATTCCTCTTGAGGGCCCTGAGGAGATCGAGGAGACTGCTGAGGGATCCTTCGTCGCTGGGTCTGGTGCTCGCAGGAAGAAACGCCGTCGCAAGCGCATACGCTCTGACACTCACCTGAGAGAAGAGGCCAGCTCGTCATCAGATGAGCGAGAACGAGAGAaggagtgggagagagaaagtgatCAGACTGGACAGGAGAGCCCTATGAAGGAGCTGCCCATCACACCATTGCAACTCAG TAAATCGGTGTACTACTCGCTGTCTGAGGAGCCAAATGAGGAGCTGGGGGCCACACAGACCAGAGACACACATCCACACTCGGATGGAGAGCAGTCACCCTCCGAAAA CAGTGTGTTCCACAGCCGGCCATCCTCTCCTAAGAGTGATTCTGAGCTTCTGGTTAAAACCCAAGAGTCGTCTGGGCCTCAGATGGAGTGGAACTGGGGAGGTTTTCCAATG ctgtGTCAATCAGAGAGGACACCAGTGGAGCTGCAGCGCATCCCCCCCTCCGGCAGTTCTCATTTTCGGACCATTGAGAGACAGGACTCCTTCGACATGAGCTATGAGCCTgtgatcagctgcagcagagtggGCAGTGTAAAGGTGGTCAGGCCACAACCCAGGACTCAGTCCCTTGACCTTAGTAGCCTCTCTATCCAAACCACGCCTTTGTCCATGGAGAAAAACTCTCACATTTCCCATTCCACCCCCAGTGACCTCTCAGAGTCACGTGCACCACCAATGAAAACTGTTgtggacacacagacacttgaATGCAGATTAGGGGAAGAAGAGAACTATTCTTCTCATTCAGCTAATCCAATCGATAGCACTGATTCTCTTGGTAGCCAAGAAACCACAAGGACTGCTGAGCATATTAACACTGTGACAGACATAATTATCAACGGCAGCAAAAATAGCGCGGTCAGTGTGACAGAACCAAAGAACTCAGAAATACAGCTCATCAAAGAGAGCGAAGACTGCACCGTCACAGCAACAAGTTCAGGTAGTACAGACTTATTAAATCCACAACAGCAGAGTGCCTCAACAGAGAGAAGTGAGCAGGGTGCCACCGGCAGTGCCCCTGTCAGTGAGGGCGACAGTGGGATAGATCCCACTGAGGtagtggaggaggagagtggaCTTGAGGGGTCAGCAGGAGCCTCACTGACCCACAAAACCACGCTGAAAACTGAAGGGAGAGATGCCGACTCCAGCTGGACTGCTACAGAGGGGTTGGCAAACTCTTCCGAGGCATCCTCCAAAGTGGAGCAACAGGACAAGAAGAAAG GTAAACGTAATCACCACCTAGGACCAACAGATATTTACTTGGATGATCTGACCACTTTGGACCCTGAGGTGGCAGCACTCTACTTCCCCAAGAG tgagacagagggagggtCTCAGCAGGGGGCAGAGCAGGGCTCCTGCTCAGGCAGCCAGTCCCCTCAGTCAGTTGGCAGCGGGGCCATGGACAGCGGTACTGAGTACCTTTCAGACTCCACCTCCTACAACATGGATGTCAGCATGTCCCTCTGTGGACAAGAGGGCGACACCAGCCAAATCACTAAAG AGAAGTTTATGGAGCACATTGTGACGTACCAGGACTTTGCAAGCAATCCAGGAATCATTGAGGATCCGAGCCTTGTCATCTGCATCAACTCCAA CTATTATAACTGGGCAGTGGCTGCTCCAATGGTCTTGTCAATGACAACTTTTCAGAAAAACCTACCAAAG AGTACAGTAGAGCGGCTGGTGAAGGACAAGATGCCCAAAAAGTCCGGACGGTGGTGGTTCTCCTGGAGGAGAAGAGACATGGACAATAACCAG AAGAACTCAAAGGATGAGCAAGAGGAGCTACTGGCGAGTGTTTCTACCACAGTTAA AGCCACGTTAGACGACGTAGACAGTGACGAGGCGGCGGGCCTCGGCCGAAAAGCCGTCCTTGCTCCCAGCCTATCAGCAGAGACTCTCCACGCCACTCAGTGTATCAACCAGATATACCGCAAATCACTGCGTCTGACCTCTGAACAGATA ATGCACTTAAACCTGCGTGACGGAGCCAACAAGGTGGTGTTCAGTGTGACCACACAGTACCAAGGCACCTGTCGCTGTGAGGCGGCCATCTACCTGTGGAACTGGGACGATCGTGTCATAATATCCGACATAGACGGCACCAtcacaaa GTCTGATGCTCTGGGTCATATTCTGCCTCAGTTTGGAAAAGACTGGACACACAAAGGCATCGCCAAACTCTACCACAAAATACACCA AAATGGCTACAAGTTCCTGTATTGTTCTGCAAGGGCCATAGGTATGGCTGGCATCACTAAGGACTACCTGCAGTGGGTGAATGACAAAGGCACTGTCCTCCCTAAAGGCCCTGTACTGTTGGCTCCCAGCAGCCTCTTTTCGGCACTACACAG GGAGGTTATTGAGAAGAAGCCGGAGGTTTTTAAAATCGCCTGtctgagtgacatcagagaCCTGTTCAACCCGAAGAGGCGGCCCTTCTACGCAGCCTTTGGCAACAGGACTAAC GATGCATACGCCTACAAGCAGGTCGGGGTGCCAGACACCAGGTTATTCACCGTCAACCCGAAAGGAGAGCTCATCCAGGAGAAGACGAAAGGGAACAAGTCCTC GTACAGCCACCTCAGTGAGTTGGTGGAACATTTCTTCCCCATGCTGTCTGTCGAGGGCAGCACGTCCTCTGCTTTTGACTGTCCTGACTACAGCAGCTTCTCTTACTGGAAGGAGCCTCTGCCAGAACTGGACCTGAATGCACTACTGTAG
- the LOC115583748 gene encoding phosphatidate phosphatase LPIN2 isoform X2, translated as MAEGRSRESSLVGRGHLHPSMWSQTMNIVGQLAETVFVTVKELYRGLNPATLTGGIDVIVVRQPDGSFQCSPFHVRFGKLGVLRSKEKIVDIEINGECVDLHMKLGDNGEAFFVEENENMESEVPAHLCTSPIPLEGPEEIEETAEGSFVAGSGARRKKRRRKRIRSDTHLREEASSSSDEREREKEWERESDQTGQESPMKELPITPLQLSKSVYYSLSEEPNEELGATQTRDTHPHSDGEQSPSENVFHSRPSSPKSDSELLVKTQESSGPQMEWNWGGFPMLCQSERTPVELQRIPPSGSSHFRTIERQDSFDMSYEPVISCSRVGSVKVVRPQPRTQSLDLSSLSIQTTPLSMEKNSHISHSTPSDLSESRAPPMKTVVDTQTLECRLGEEENYSSHSANPIDSTDSLGSQETTRTAEHINTVTDIIINGSKNSAVSVTEPKNSEIQLIKESEDCTVTATSSGSTDLLNPQQQSASTERSEQGATGSAPVSEGDSGIDPTEVVEEESGLEGSAGASLTHKTTLKTEGRDADSSWTATEGLANSSEASSKVEQQDKKKGKRNHHLGPTDIYLDDLTTLDPEVAALYFPKSETEGGSQQGAEQGSCSGSQSPQSVGSGAMDSGTEYLSDSTSYNMDVSMSLCGQEGDTSQITKEKFMEHIVTYQDFASNPGIIEDPSLVICINSNYYNWAVAAPMVLSMTTFQKNLPKSTVERLVKDKMPKKSGRWWFSWRRRDMDNNQQKNSKDEQEELLASVSTTVKIPYEQTEQQRTRATLDDVDSDEAAGLGRKAVLAPSLSAETLHATQCINQIYRKSLRLTSEQIMHLNLRDGANKVVFSVTTQYQGTCRCEAAIYLWNWDDRVIISDIDGTITKSDALGHILPQFGKDWTHKGIAKLYHKIHQNGYKFLYCSARAIGMAGITKDYLQWVNDKGTVLPKGPVLLAPSSLFSALHREVIEKKPEVFKIACLSDIRDLFNPKRRPFYAAFGNRTNDAYAYKQVGVPDTRLFTVNPKGELIQEKTKGNKSSYSHLSELVEHFFPMLSVEGSTSSAFDCPDYSSFSYWKEPLPELDLNALL; from the exons ATGGCGGAAGGGAGGTCAAGGGAGAGCAGCCTGGTTGGGAGGGGACATCTGCATCCTTCAATGTGG TCCCAAACCATGAATATTGTTGGCCAGTTGGCGGAGAcggtgtttgtgactgtgaaggagctGTACCGTGGCCTGAACCCCGCCACACTCACCGGAGGGATCGACGTCATTGTGGTGCGACAGCCTGATGGATCGTTCCAGTGTTCCCCCTTTCACGTCCGTTTCGGCAAGCTGGGTGTGCTACGCTCCAAGGAGAAAATT GTGGATATTGAGATAAATGGGGAATGCGTTGACCTGCACATGAAGCTGGGTGACAATGGAGAAGCTTTTTTTGTggaggaaaatgaaaacatggaG TCCGAGGTCCCTGCTCATCTCTGCACATCCCCGATTCCTCTTGAGGGCCCTGAGGAGATCGAGGAGACTGCTGAGGGATCCTTCGTCGCTGGGTCTGGTGCTCGCAGGAAGAAACGCCGTCGCAAGCGCATACGCTCTGACACTCACCTGAGAGAAGAGGCCAGCTCGTCATCAGATGAGCGAGAACGAGAGAaggagtgggagagagaaagtgatCAGACTGGACAGGAGAGCCCTATGAAGGAGCTGCCCATCACACCATTGCAACTCAG TAAATCGGTGTACTACTCGCTGTCTGAGGAGCCAAATGAGGAGCTGGGGGCCACACAGACCAGAGACACACATCCACACTCGGATGGAGAGCAGTCACCCTCCGAAAA TGTGTTCCACAGCCGGCCATCCTCTCCTAAGAGTGATTCTGAGCTTCTGGTTAAAACCCAAGAGTCGTCTGGGCCTCAGATGGAGTGGAACTGGGGAGGTTTTCCAATG ctgtGTCAATCAGAGAGGACACCAGTGGAGCTGCAGCGCATCCCCCCCTCCGGCAGTTCTCATTTTCGGACCATTGAGAGACAGGACTCCTTCGACATGAGCTATGAGCCTgtgatcagctgcagcagagtggGCAGTGTAAAGGTGGTCAGGCCACAACCCAGGACTCAGTCCCTTGACCTTAGTAGCCTCTCTATCCAAACCACGCCTTTGTCCATGGAGAAAAACTCTCACATTTCCCATTCCACCCCCAGTGACCTCTCAGAGTCACGTGCACCACCAATGAAAACTGTTgtggacacacagacacttgaATGCAGATTAGGGGAAGAAGAGAACTATTCTTCTCATTCAGCTAATCCAATCGATAGCACTGATTCTCTTGGTAGCCAAGAAACCACAAGGACTGCTGAGCATATTAACACTGTGACAGACATAATTATCAACGGCAGCAAAAATAGCGCGGTCAGTGTGACAGAACCAAAGAACTCAGAAATACAGCTCATCAAAGAGAGCGAAGACTGCACCGTCACAGCAACAAGTTCAGGTAGTACAGACTTATTAAATCCACAACAGCAGAGTGCCTCAACAGAGAGAAGTGAGCAGGGTGCCACCGGCAGTGCCCCTGTCAGTGAGGGCGACAGTGGGATAGATCCCACTGAGGtagtggaggaggagagtggaCTTGAGGGGTCAGCAGGAGCCTCACTGACCCACAAAACCACGCTGAAAACTGAAGGGAGAGATGCCGACTCCAGCTGGACTGCTACAGAGGGGTTGGCAAACTCTTCCGAGGCATCCTCCAAAGTGGAGCAACAGGACAAGAAGAAAG GTAAACGTAATCACCACCTAGGACCAACAGATATTTACTTGGATGATCTGACCACTTTGGACCCTGAGGTGGCAGCACTCTACTTCCCCAAGAG tgagacagagggagggtCTCAGCAGGGGGCAGAGCAGGGCTCCTGCTCAGGCAGCCAGTCCCCTCAGTCAGTTGGCAGCGGGGCCATGGACAGCGGTACTGAGTACCTTTCAGACTCCACCTCCTACAACATGGATGTCAGCATGTCCCTCTGTGGACAAGAGGGCGACACCAGCCAAATCACTAAAG AGAAGTTTATGGAGCACATTGTGACGTACCAGGACTTTGCAAGCAATCCAGGAATCATTGAGGATCCGAGCCTTGTCATCTGCATCAACTCCAA CTATTATAACTGGGCAGTGGCTGCTCCAATGGTCTTGTCAATGACAACTTTTCAGAAAAACCTACCAAAG AGTACAGTAGAGCGGCTGGTGAAGGACAAGATGCCCAAAAAGTCCGGACGGTGGTGGTTCTCCTGGAGGAGAAGAGACATGGACAATAACCAG CAGAAGAACTCAAAGGATGAGCAAGAGGAGCTACTGGCGAGTGTTTCTACCACAGTTAA aaTACCATAtgaacaaacagaacaacagaggaCACG AGCCACGTTAGACGACGTAGACAGTGACGAGGCGGCGGGCCTCGGCCGAAAAGCCGTCCTTGCTCCCAGCCTATCAGCAGAGACTCTCCACGCCACTCAGTGTATCAACCAGATATACCGCAAATCACTGCGTCTGACCTCTGAACAGATA ATGCACTTAAACCTGCGTGACGGAGCCAACAAGGTGGTGTTCAGTGTGACCACACAGTACCAAGGCACCTGTCGCTGTGAGGCGGCCATCTACCTGTGGAACTGGGACGATCGTGTCATAATATCCGACATAGACGGCACCAtcacaaa GTCTGATGCTCTGGGTCATATTCTGCCTCAGTTTGGAAAAGACTGGACACACAAAGGCATCGCCAAACTCTACCACAAAATACACCA AAATGGCTACAAGTTCCTGTATTGTTCTGCAAGGGCCATAGGTATGGCTGGCATCACTAAGGACTACCTGCAGTGGGTGAATGACAAAGGCACTGTCCTCCCTAAAGGCCCTGTACTGTTGGCTCCCAGCAGCCTCTTTTCGGCACTACACAG GGAGGTTATTGAGAAGAAGCCGGAGGTTTTTAAAATCGCCTGtctgagtgacatcagagaCCTGTTCAACCCGAAGAGGCGGCCCTTCTACGCAGCCTTTGGCAACAGGACTAAC GATGCATACGCCTACAAGCAGGTCGGGGTGCCAGACACCAGGTTATTCACCGTCAACCCGAAAGGAGAGCTCATCCAGGAGAAGACGAAAGGGAACAAGTCCTC GTACAGCCACCTCAGTGAGTTGGTGGAACATTTCTTCCCCATGCTGTCTGTCGAGGGCAGCACGTCCTCTGCTTTTGACTGTCCTGACTACAGCAGCTTCTCTTACTGGAAGGAGCCTCTGCCAGAACTGGACCTGAATGCACTACTGTAG
- the LOC115583748 gene encoding phosphatidate phosphatase LPIN2 isoform X1, giving the protein MAEGRSRESSLVGRGHLHPSMWSQTMNIVGQLAETVFVTVKELYRGLNPATLTGGIDVIVVRQPDGSFQCSPFHVRFGKLGVLRSKEKIVDIEINGECVDLHMKLGDNGEAFFVEENENMESEVPAHLCTSPIPLEGPEEIEETAEGSFVAGSGARRKKRRRKRIRSDTHLREEASSSSDEREREKEWERESDQTGQESPMKELPITPLQLSKSVYYSLSEEPNEELGATQTRDTHPHSDGEQSPSENSVFHSRPSSPKSDSELLVKTQESSGPQMEWNWGGFPMLCQSERTPVELQRIPPSGSSHFRTIERQDSFDMSYEPVISCSRVGSVKVVRPQPRTQSLDLSSLSIQTTPLSMEKNSHISHSTPSDLSESRAPPMKTVVDTQTLECRLGEEENYSSHSANPIDSTDSLGSQETTRTAEHINTVTDIIINGSKNSAVSVTEPKNSEIQLIKESEDCTVTATSSGSTDLLNPQQQSASTERSEQGATGSAPVSEGDSGIDPTEVVEEESGLEGSAGASLTHKTTLKTEGRDADSSWTATEGLANSSEASSKVEQQDKKKGKRNHHLGPTDIYLDDLTTLDPEVAALYFPKSETEGGSQQGAEQGSCSGSQSPQSVGSGAMDSGTEYLSDSTSYNMDVSMSLCGQEGDTSQITKEKFMEHIVTYQDFASNPGIIEDPSLVICINSNYYNWAVAAPMVLSMTTFQKNLPKSTVERLVKDKMPKKSGRWWFSWRRRDMDNNQQKNSKDEQEELLASVSTTVKIPYEQTEQQRTRATLDDVDSDEAAGLGRKAVLAPSLSAETLHATQCINQIYRKSLRLTSEQIMHLNLRDGANKVVFSVTTQYQGTCRCEAAIYLWNWDDRVIISDIDGTITKSDALGHILPQFGKDWTHKGIAKLYHKIHQNGYKFLYCSARAIGMAGITKDYLQWVNDKGTVLPKGPVLLAPSSLFSALHREVIEKKPEVFKIACLSDIRDLFNPKRRPFYAAFGNRTNDAYAYKQVGVPDTRLFTVNPKGELIQEKTKGNKSSYSHLSELVEHFFPMLSVEGSTSSAFDCPDYSSFSYWKEPLPELDLNALL; this is encoded by the exons ATGGCGGAAGGGAGGTCAAGGGAGAGCAGCCTGGTTGGGAGGGGACATCTGCATCCTTCAATGTGG TCCCAAACCATGAATATTGTTGGCCAGTTGGCGGAGAcggtgtttgtgactgtgaaggagctGTACCGTGGCCTGAACCCCGCCACACTCACCGGAGGGATCGACGTCATTGTGGTGCGACAGCCTGATGGATCGTTCCAGTGTTCCCCCTTTCACGTCCGTTTCGGCAAGCTGGGTGTGCTACGCTCCAAGGAGAAAATT GTGGATATTGAGATAAATGGGGAATGCGTTGACCTGCACATGAAGCTGGGTGACAATGGAGAAGCTTTTTTTGTggaggaaaatgaaaacatggaG TCCGAGGTCCCTGCTCATCTCTGCACATCCCCGATTCCTCTTGAGGGCCCTGAGGAGATCGAGGAGACTGCTGAGGGATCCTTCGTCGCTGGGTCTGGTGCTCGCAGGAAGAAACGCCGTCGCAAGCGCATACGCTCTGACACTCACCTGAGAGAAGAGGCCAGCTCGTCATCAGATGAGCGAGAACGAGAGAaggagtgggagagagaaagtgatCAGACTGGACAGGAGAGCCCTATGAAGGAGCTGCCCATCACACCATTGCAACTCAG TAAATCGGTGTACTACTCGCTGTCTGAGGAGCCAAATGAGGAGCTGGGGGCCACACAGACCAGAGACACACATCCACACTCGGATGGAGAGCAGTCACCCTCCGAAAA CAGTGTGTTCCACAGCCGGCCATCCTCTCCTAAGAGTGATTCTGAGCTTCTGGTTAAAACCCAAGAGTCGTCTGGGCCTCAGATGGAGTGGAACTGGGGAGGTTTTCCAATG ctgtGTCAATCAGAGAGGACACCAGTGGAGCTGCAGCGCATCCCCCCCTCCGGCAGTTCTCATTTTCGGACCATTGAGAGACAGGACTCCTTCGACATGAGCTATGAGCCTgtgatcagctgcagcagagtggGCAGTGTAAAGGTGGTCAGGCCACAACCCAGGACTCAGTCCCTTGACCTTAGTAGCCTCTCTATCCAAACCACGCCTTTGTCCATGGAGAAAAACTCTCACATTTCCCATTCCACCCCCAGTGACCTCTCAGAGTCACGTGCACCACCAATGAAAACTGTTgtggacacacagacacttgaATGCAGATTAGGGGAAGAAGAGAACTATTCTTCTCATTCAGCTAATCCAATCGATAGCACTGATTCTCTTGGTAGCCAAGAAACCACAAGGACTGCTGAGCATATTAACACTGTGACAGACATAATTATCAACGGCAGCAAAAATAGCGCGGTCAGTGTGACAGAACCAAAGAACTCAGAAATACAGCTCATCAAAGAGAGCGAAGACTGCACCGTCACAGCAACAAGTTCAGGTAGTACAGACTTATTAAATCCACAACAGCAGAGTGCCTCAACAGAGAGAAGTGAGCAGGGTGCCACCGGCAGTGCCCCTGTCAGTGAGGGCGACAGTGGGATAGATCCCACTGAGGtagtggaggaggagagtggaCTTGAGGGGTCAGCAGGAGCCTCACTGACCCACAAAACCACGCTGAAAACTGAAGGGAGAGATGCCGACTCCAGCTGGACTGCTACAGAGGGGTTGGCAAACTCTTCCGAGGCATCCTCCAAAGTGGAGCAACAGGACAAGAAGAAAG GTAAACGTAATCACCACCTAGGACCAACAGATATTTACTTGGATGATCTGACCACTTTGGACCCTGAGGTGGCAGCACTCTACTTCCCCAAGAG tgagacagagggagggtCTCAGCAGGGGGCAGAGCAGGGCTCCTGCTCAGGCAGCCAGTCCCCTCAGTCAGTTGGCAGCGGGGCCATGGACAGCGGTACTGAGTACCTTTCAGACTCCACCTCCTACAACATGGATGTCAGCATGTCCCTCTGTGGACAAGAGGGCGACACCAGCCAAATCACTAAAG AGAAGTTTATGGAGCACATTGTGACGTACCAGGACTTTGCAAGCAATCCAGGAATCATTGAGGATCCGAGCCTTGTCATCTGCATCAACTCCAA CTATTATAACTGGGCAGTGGCTGCTCCAATGGTCTTGTCAATGACAACTTTTCAGAAAAACCTACCAAAG AGTACAGTAGAGCGGCTGGTGAAGGACAAGATGCCCAAAAAGTCCGGACGGTGGTGGTTCTCCTGGAGGAGAAGAGACATGGACAATAACCAG CAGAAGAACTCAAAGGATGAGCAAGAGGAGCTACTGGCGAGTGTTTCTACCACAGTTAA aaTACCATAtgaacaaacagaacaacagaggaCACG AGCCACGTTAGACGACGTAGACAGTGACGAGGCGGCGGGCCTCGGCCGAAAAGCCGTCCTTGCTCCCAGCCTATCAGCAGAGACTCTCCACGCCACTCAGTGTATCAACCAGATATACCGCAAATCACTGCGTCTGACCTCTGAACAGATA ATGCACTTAAACCTGCGTGACGGAGCCAACAAGGTGGTGTTCAGTGTGACCACACAGTACCAAGGCACCTGTCGCTGTGAGGCGGCCATCTACCTGTGGAACTGGGACGATCGTGTCATAATATCCGACATAGACGGCACCAtcacaaa GTCTGATGCTCTGGGTCATATTCTGCCTCAGTTTGGAAAAGACTGGACACACAAAGGCATCGCCAAACTCTACCACAAAATACACCA AAATGGCTACAAGTTCCTGTATTGTTCTGCAAGGGCCATAGGTATGGCTGGCATCACTAAGGACTACCTGCAGTGGGTGAATGACAAAGGCACTGTCCTCCCTAAAGGCCCTGTACTGTTGGCTCCCAGCAGCCTCTTTTCGGCACTACACAG GGAGGTTATTGAGAAGAAGCCGGAGGTTTTTAAAATCGCCTGtctgagtgacatcagagaCCTGTTCAACCCGAAGAGGCGGCCCTTCTACGCAGCCTTTGGCAACAGGACTAAC GATGCATACGCCTACAAGCAGGTCGGGGTGCCAGACACCAGGTTATTCACCGTCAACCCGAAAGGAGAGCTCATCCAGGAGAAGACGAAAGGGAACAAGTCCTC GTACAGCCACCTCAGTGAGTTGGTGGAACATTTCTTCCCCATGCTGTCTGTCGAGGGCAGCACGTCCTCTGCTTTTGACTGTCCTGACTACAGCAGCTTCTCTTACTGGAAGGAGCCTCTGCCAGAACTGGACCTGAATGCACTACTGTAG